The Portunus trituberculatus isolate SZX2019 chromosome 33, ASM1759143v1, whole genome shotgun sequence DNA segment tatatatatatatatatatatatatatatatatatatatatatatatatatatatattgttactgcttctactaccactacctacaCCACTAATTGATAGCAAATGAATGAAACAAACTAAGCTATCAGTTTAATATTAGTGAATTAATAGTAAGTTATGAAAGGTTTTGgcaaatatataataatttgTTAATAGAGTCAATAGGGACAGACAACAAAGGCTTAGCTCATCAAAATAACATTCCATACCTACTATATAGTATACACAGCACATTGATTGAAAGTAGGCTTGCACAGCTGGCTTGGTTCAGCTTTTGGTTGATTGCAGGTAAAACAGCTAAACATGCACACAGTCCATTACTAACATATCTTCCAAATTCACAGCATGACTGCCTGCCCCGAGTCCACACTGGTGACGTCAGTGTGGTAGAGGAGCGCCCCGGCATGTGCTGTGCCCTGTACAACCTGTGCTGCTTCAGAGAGACATTCAGGATCTCCTCATCCAAGACAACAAAGCAGGAGCCTGTCAGCTTCCCTATCGTGCATCGCTTCCAAGTCAATTCACCAACCCCTGAACAGACCAGCAGAATCCCTGGTAGCAAGCCTGCACCACGCCCATCCTTCCAGCCAGCCCAACAAAACCAGAACTCACCCAGGAGGCCAACTCTCTCCAAGAAGCCATTTAGACCTAGCCAATCTGAAGGTTTCAAGAAGCTTCCTGAAGACGACAATACTGATGACTCAAAGAAGTCCATAAGCCATCCTAAATTCTCCAGCCTCTTGAACAAGAATGCAGCAGAGACCAGAGTGACCAGACGCCCCGCTGGTGTAGACATCCGCCAGGAGGTGATCGTCCCAGAGGTATTAGAAGCAGAGCCCATGGGTGGTTCCCAGCGCCTGGATGCCTCCATCAACCCTGTGGTGACACGGAAGAGGCTGCTGGTGAACCATGAGCCTCGCCAACCAAGACTTCAGGTTGAGGAGTCTGAGCCTGAAGAAAGGGGACCAAGAGGCAGGAGGCTTCAGGACACCCCATCACGTGAGGGCCGCAAGCTCAGTGGTGGACGAAGCACAAGTcgcccagcaccaccacagtcaAGCCGACCATCAGCACCAACACAGTCAAACCGACCATCAGCACCACCGCAGTCAAACCGACCATCAGCACCACCGCAGTCAAACcgaccatcagcaccaccacagtCAAACCGACCTGCTGCATCACAACAGTCAACCCGGTCAcagccagcagcaccagcaataCCAGCAGTGccatcaacaaaaacaccagCAAAGGCACCACCCACCTCACCTCAACCTGCTCAGGctgaaacacccaaaacaacaactgaGGTGAAGCCAAGTGCAGCCCCAGCAACGGCAGAACcagtgaaggagagtgagagtccTGATGTTGAGGCAGAGGCTAGCGAAACAATCGACACAATAGTCAGTACAGTACAAGAAGCCTCAGACACACCAGCAAACCCCACACTGACATCCCCAGCAGCAAAGGAAGGTGCTACTGCAGAGACAAACCCAGAAGCAGGTGAAGAGACAACACCAGAGATACTAAGTGAACCAGCTGAGACCAAAACAGAGACCGACGCAGCAGAACCAGTCGAGACAGCTGCAAACACTGCCTTCACTCCTCCTGAGATTGAGGTTGACATCCCTGAGATACCAAAAGTGACAAATCCAAGGGCAGAGGAACCAGCTGCCACTAAGGAGCCAGCACAGGAAAGAGGCAGTACACGGTCCACTGGTGCAAGGGGACAGTCTCAATCACGCAATGAAGAGCCAACACAGGAAAGGAGCAGAACCACCAGCAGGGGACAGAATGGGGACAGGACCACATCTAGAACAGCTTCTCAGTCTACTGTGAGGGACAACACAGACACTGCCCACCAGTCTCAAGTCAGGGGGCGCTCCAGAACGAGATCTTAAGGGAAAACTGTGGTGAATGTTAAGGAAACATTAAAATTTACACAAACATGGAAATTATAGCTTAGATCTAAATGTTTTCAGTGTACAACATATTACTTTCTAaacattttactattattattttttgtcttagttATTGTTGTAGATAGTTGTGTGAAAAGACAAAACCTTTGGTGTGATGTATAGTGAGTGCCCTGTTGCAAGTTCAATTCAAAGCAAGGCAATTGTATGTATACAGATACTTATGTCATTCCAGTtcaaataaaaatcataaaccTTTGTGTCATATGTATGTTTTATAATGCATGTTTAGACAGCTTCCTTCAATCACCTGCAAGTTAGGTCAATGATTCAAAATATTACTTCAATCATCTCAGAGCTTCCCACTAACTCACACAATACCTGACTTGGCAACCACTCAAAGCCTAGCAACTCCACTGTGGCCATGGCCATGTAGACTCCCAACGACAACCTGGAACCTTGACTTGATAACACTAACAAactaaaggagaagatgaaccaacaaatatacaagaaaaaagataaataaataaaacctttaaaaaaaaaaaaaaaaaaaaaactacattattCTTGACTTGCCTAAAAtctggaaagaaaaaattaagagagggaTATGACAATCAAACTTACCATAGTCCTGCTATACCAAACTACTAATTGAAACAATTAATGAAAACCATAAGACAGGCACTTTATTCTCATGCACTTGAGTATCTTATATTAATTAGACCTAATAGAATCTAGGGTTTTTAAGGCTGTTCCTATGACTCAACAGTTAACAATTGAGTTCACATCATCAAGAGAGAGTTCCATGAGCCCCCTAcaaatcatctttgtggcctttgaaagagAGAACAGTGCTTCAGACCTTAGAGTTGTGGACCTTCACCTTGATATTTCTATGAGGGGAGCAATCCTTACCACCTTGCACTTTCACAAACTGAGAGGCAGCTGTGTGTGGAGTCAAGAATACAGCAAGTTATGGAGCTGCCTGTTGAATAAACCAATACATCTCTAAAATATCCAATTCATGCAGGATTAAATAATAGCATTCCACTTAAGAAAATTACTGTATTTCAATCAAATGGATAAACTTGTGGTAATGGTAGCttgaatttttcttcctttttttttccacgaggAGAATGGCATCCCTGGTCCCAAATGCCTTGCAGTCAGCCCACACCAAACCAACCCATTCACACACTCTTCTCCCCACACTGCTAAGATACAATGTTATTTCAATACAAAACACTAAACTTTCCTTTTGCTATGTCTATTCAGCACTGAGAAAGCAGGCAATCCTTGATGTTAATGCCAACAGTGTGCCTCTCCTCTCAACATTCCTGTGATAACAACAAGGTTCCCCGATCAGTCATGCAAAATAGTGAGTCCACCCTGTGTAAGTCAATACATACTAGGCATAAAGTTCATACAAAATCATCATACAAATTCATTTAGATAGAAAACAGCACATTACATTATATCTATACTGAGGTCACTGGATAACCAACTGAGTGCATGCACTTGTAGCAATTCCGATGTGGtgtttgttgatttgttttAAGTCTGAAATGATGAAATGGAAACAATACATCTCTTACCAATGTCTTCTCTAGGGAGATACCAGAGAGAGGTGTGTTGTTCAGCAAAACCTAAGGTACTTCAATCACAAACAAACTTATCTTAAAAAGCATGTTCATTCAGATATGATTCATTTCATACCAAAAGCTACCACACAAAATTATCTGGCAATATTTTAGTCTTTGTTACATCTGCAGCCAATCAGCAAAACATGACAGTAAGATGGACAGAAATGAAGCTCCCTCCCAGAGACCACAAACATTCAGCATTCCTCACTGTCATGTACGACCTCCAAAATATTCCGTTTCCACTCACGGGAAACAATCTCCTATCAACTGGCTTATGACATGGTAATAATTACATGGACAATACTTAATACTATCAACAAGGCAAGAAGGTTGTGTTGGTGCTAAGTACTAACAATGAGATGAACCATTTTGAGCCTATATTTTAACCCTGCCAGCCCCCATCGATCTTCAGCAGAGCTTGAAGTCCACCAGGATGGCCCGTCAGCCGCCCTCACACGCCGGTCAGGACAGCAACGTCACACCAGGCAGCAGCGACAGGCCCAGTGTGGAAGGAAGCTCAATAGCACAATGGAAAGCACAGTCAAAAATTTCAAATGATGCTTAAGAGAGACAAGTAACCAAACAATGTCTCCATAAAACATTCCCAAAATTACACATTGCACTAcacgagaaaacaaaaaactggaaaattaaaataagcTACAAGTTCCCCTTCAAGCAATGCTCAATAAGCAGCATAGTGAGTTCAACAGTAACACTTACTAGTAAGTACTGTAAACTCTGCAGCAATATGTCAAAACATTCTCTTTAAACTACACTGCTTCCTGTAGGGCATTCCTTAATCAGGCAACCTCCCTCTTACTCTTATGGCACACGTACACACTGcacgtgtactctctctctctctctctctctctctctctctctctctctctctctctctctctctctctctctctctctagctcatcACATCAGTAAGGAGTCTACAAAGTCTGAAGTGGCATTAGGTTACAAGTCATCATGATATGCTGGGTGGCCCTTTCCTTCTACTGGGAAGCAAGGCATCATAGCAAGAAGAATCATCAACAAAAAACATTGTGAACACATCCTCCAGTTTCTCTGTTCCCCAAGCTTCCCTGGCAGGCACGCCTGGGACGTACTCTACCCTGATTGAGTAACAAATACTGACTCTGCCACTGTAAGACTCTGAGTGCGAGGCCATGACTGGTGAGGATGAGCCAGGGGCTgctgggatggtggtggtgagctgcTCGAGgggcaggtgggcaggtgggcgggtgggtgggtgggtgatcCTCTAGTTATTATGGATGACCAGGCGGAAGGAATCGTGCTGGATGAAGAAAGAATCATTCATAGGTTTGAGGACAAATGTCTGGGAAAATCCATGTACCGGGTCCTCATCCAtctgaagagaaacagaagattgGACTTACTGGGATGTCATTGCTACAGAACAATGCACATTACTTAAAGATAACAACACCACAAATTATATCTTCAGTACAGAAAATATCTTCAGCTTATATGAAATCCTAATACACAACTGGAAAGAACAATGTTACAGCTTTTAGTCACTCTCCTAAGACATCACACTAAACAGGTGCATATCTTGGGAACAAAAGCCAACAGCGAAGGATAAAATATACTATAAACAAAGGTCATAAGTAACTGCAACTCAGCTCTGTCGTGTAAAGCTGAGAGGCTCAACAAAACCAAGAGTCCACAGTGAGATAGAAGCATCCTTTAGTTCATGCCTGGTGACTGCAGTGGACAGGTGGTGCTGGCAGGGACTAGTGATGGTTTGTGACCGTGAATATTGATGTGCCACACACGACCACAgcataatgataaaagtaaaaggAGTGAGTCTGTACCACACACCAACAGTATTAGTGATATAAATGGTAATACTAGGAGTAACTTGTGccacacttaccacacatactgTTATCAGGTCCTCTTTATCATGTGTAATATGCATACATGTCTAAAATATTGTAAACATTTGTAAGCACTGTGACAATAATGAGCTTAATTAGTGATAACAATGGTATGAATAAACACAAACCCTCACAAATCATTGCAGTATTAGTGACAAGTATGGGAGTGGTAAACAAGCCTTAAAATCATCCACAGCATTAGATACAAGACAGGTATGAATAAATATGTAGCACCACATATCACCATAGAATTTGTTATAACAGTAGTGGAAGTAATAACACCACATATCACCACAGCCAGCACTAGTCAACAGGGTGTCAATGCAACTCACATCACAACCCTTGGTAGTTCAACAGCTAGGAATTAATGGTAAAATGTCTTGGTCACTGGAGGCATCTTATACAACAATGACAAGGCCAATAAATCACAGAATCACAAGCTACAATGTGACTTAAATGCATCTAAGCTAGTCATGTATCTTTGAATTTACCAGCATGTAACTACTCATTTCTGGAACACTTACCTGCACTGCATGACATTATTACCATGCTGTAACTCAATTTCCAATAAATTTAGAATTGCTATATTTACTCATATCACCTCTATTGCATAAGATCCCTCCTGCATTCCAgctaagatgagaaaaagaaaacctgggagaacaaaaaaacatgaaattttgTGAACTCAGCCTTCTATCTTCAGCAGCAAGATTATAAAAAgggaaaccaaaacaaagaaatgcaacatgCAAGAAAAGCTACAAGGACAAGAAGGACATAGAAGAGTACCTTCCAGTAAGATGATGGAGCAGAGAATCAACTACAGATGCTCTTTGCCACCTTAAGATGCAGTGAACGGGCCCTCCACTCACACAGCAATGTGGTGGAGCGCCAGCCGAAACATGTCGTGTTGGACGAAGAAACTGTCGCCAAGAGGTTTGAGCACAAAGGTTTGATTGAATCCATGAGGAGGGTCATCATCCATCTAAGTGGAGAttgtgaaggaggtggtggtggtagtggtggtggtggtgtgagtgaagCAGCCACGTGCCACCGACCAGTGCAGTGTGGTGAGAGTTGGCAATCAAGAGAAGGAAGCATTAACTCCAAGAAAGCACGAATTATATCTTAACAATACAGGAAAATGAGACAGGTACCATCTTAGTATGCAATACACTACTGTTAGAAAGTGAACACAGAATGTAGGAACTAATCTTTCCTTTCCACATCTCTATGAAGGACTAATGTACCATCATTTTGTCTTTGCAGTTCGCAATGCCCACAACCATGCACTACTCCTCTACACCAGCTGACCTACATTCTGTGTCCATCAACACAGTAACCCCACAGCTAGGTGGACAAAGCCAACCAAGGCAACACTCTACACCTTGTCTCCACATAGCATGACTCAAACCCACACTCCCTTGGATATCAGCTCAGTCTGCTAACCTCTACACTAATGGGCCACTTTAACAAAAAATCATTTAAATTCTTTGAATACTAAAGCCAATCAGGAAACATCTATAGTTATATCCTTCATTGTCCTCAAAAACTTGGCATGTGTGTTGAGCAGCCTCAATAGTTCTACACTTTTAAGACCTACAGACTGATACCTGTGTCCATTAAATAAACCAAATGTATTTCCTCACTGACTGAACTGCATCTCACTGAGCCATGAAGTGTATATCAACAATAATTCACTCTCAATTTATACCCACATATGACATAACAGTCTACACATTCTGTATGTTGACTTAGGTTATTGTAATTTTCACACCCTCTCTCATGAATTCACATGACTCagtattattctttttacttcatttataggaaaataaaggaacaatgtgaaaaaaaaaaaaaaaaaaaaatcctgatccaccaccactactttttttcctccagataTGAACACTCACCAAAGACAACCAACACCACAGTTCATAATGTTGCTCTAAGTCTGAGCAGTCCAGACTATCAAAGTGACAAGATACTTCACACCAAACAACCTACTTCCGGCTGAACAGTAGTAACAATAGGAGTTATCATTCAAGGCCAGCAAAAAAACTTTCTTCCCAAGCCTCCCTAAAAGTAACTTTCAGTCCTGATACTGCTTCATTCCCACAGCCTTGACACCTCATCCAGGCAGCAAAACAAGCAGTCAAGCACACACAACGGGAAGCAACAGAACAGGAGCAGTTCATGAAACCTTTATCTACAACACTAtcatgttttccttccatccagGGCCAATGTATGATAATGCTCAGATAAGTACCATAAAAAGCCTGTAACTTGACAGATTAATCAACTTATCAATGAAAAAGTGAACAAGAAAACAGTATTTGCATTGTTTTAAACTCATCTTAAGAAAATTAAAACCTTGGCAAAGCATCAGATTTCAATGGATGGAATGTCATGTTTCCTGACATCTAATTAAAGCAGTGACTGCAATACTATATACCAGTCATTTCTTACATCTTCTATTTCCTATTTAACATAAACTTGTCATGCCCTCCCACAGTTTTCCTCAAGAACACATTCCCCGCATTCCAGAATCCTaaaatcttttctctccttttcatcttgtgAATTAACAGgtacgtacatacattacaCACAGATCCACAAACACTTCACTGATACATTACTCTCTGCTCACACCATTATGAACACAGCATCTCCAAGCAAACACGAGGCAAGACACataccacacatacactcagCACTTTAACATTCTGAGTGGGAAATGAAATCCACAACCTGATAGACATTGCATCATTACACCAAGATTCACAAGATAATAGTTTTCTTGTAGGTTTTCTGATGCTTTCATGGGTGTTGGGGGAGGAAAGCAAGTGCTATTTCAACATTAACTCCTTATCATTCCCCCACGACATTCCAGTCATACCAGATCTCGTTAAAATTATGCAGATAAACTCCCAACACTGACCACTCCCCATAAGCAGtcccaagaaaggaaaaacatgcaAGCTAACCATAAGACCAAAAGCCAGATGTGGAGCCAGAAGAACTACTAATTTTCATGACAGTTGGTGAGGATGGCCTGGAATAGATGGATGATGAGGGGATGTCGCCAGAGCACGATAGCAACTCACCTTCAACTGTCCGAGAATGTTGACTAAAACGCCGCCGTCAAACGTGGGCTGGCAGTCAACAGTAGTGATGGCTCGGGCTATTTTGTTGAAGGTCAAGCTCTGTAAGACAAAGCCATGTTAGGTGCTGACAGGGTGAATCATACAGTAATATGGTATGGGAgtaccaatttttttctttttcttcttctttttatgtaagaggggaaatctggccaagggcaacaaaaactattaaataaaaaggacCACCATAGTGTTTGATGTCTCATGTCTAAAATAAGTCATAACTATTGGGGATTATGGAGTGCTAGCTTTACAGAACAGTGTTAAACAGCCtgacaagaataataaaatgacaTAATTCTTCTCATGCTTCTAATTCAAAATGCCAAGAGTACCCATGTAAAAGGTAAATATCTATCCATTAATGCAtcagaaaacaataacacaaatcGCACAAATATATCATGCTCTCCACATTTTaaagaattaaaaacaatatgcaatattagaaaaaagcaaactagTACACATTACAATTATATCATTTGACAATAAGAAAACACAGTAGATAATTAGTTTTTTGAGTTGCTACTATTGTCTTAACATAACATTTTTCCACTCGTGTACAATATACACACTGATCTGTACCTTAATCTTCTCCAGGATTTGAACGGCTCCTTGCACCTGGACTCCCTCAAAGGACATTAAAGACAGTTCTGCCTGAAAAGCACAACATTCATTAGGTGTTTGTAGGCTAAAGTGTGTCAGCAGCACCCATAACACTACAAAATTTTAATCATACATTAATGCAGCTTTCTACACATAAATCATACATGAGTCTTTTATCTTGCTGACTTCTATAATCCTCCTTCACTAAACATCATCACATCAATAGTTCCCAACAAATTAGTACAGTTTACCACATGTAAATCATGAGATATCTAGCTACATGAATTATTTTACCTTGATGAACTTTACAATCCCTTCACTAAACATAATCACATCAATAGCCTCCATCCTGAAATTTTATCTATCCTAACCCTAAGCAACTCTGAACCATCCAGCCTACTTGACCACAGTGAACGTTATTCTAAACAATCTATCATATAACCCTAAGCAACCCTGAGTCATCCAACCTACTTTACCACAATGAAATGAAATTTAATCCAAACAGTCTActaataattattgttatacTCAAACCATTTAAAGCTTGCATCTCCACACTTGGCAAGTTTATAACAAGGTAACCCATTTGCTGctcaaaggaagaggataatagTAGCCTACTAGCCACAGTGAAAGTGAACTAATGTTGAGACACTCAAAAGGATTAATACTCTCTGTAGCTTATGAAGAGTCATGATGGAAGAACAAAGCATTGCAATATGGATGTTAATCTTTACCACACATGCCTTACTCAAACATGACATCTGACTCGTTAACCATTTCAATTACTGCTACATGGCAGAACATCATAATTAAAACAACAGTCTATATCTCATTCAGTAAAGGCTATAAAAAGAAATTCTAGAGCCTGATCTGTACTGTACATACCTTACTGAAATCTGACATCTGACTCATTAACTTTTGATTACTACATGACTAGATATTATTAATTACATTTACCATCATCCATTACATCATTAATTACAAAAGCAGTTTATATCTCATTTTGTTAAAGTTGTAAATAAGAGTTCTGGAGTGTTCCGGTAACTTCTGTGGAGCGTTTCTGCACCTTATGCAGTCTTTTGCTTGACTCCTGAGACTGTCCTGTGGCTTCTAGAATGTTCTGTGGTGTCTTTTTTaagcagtggttctcaaacttttcaaacttACGGAACCCTTTAGTACATCCTGGTATTCGGTGCCACTCCCACATGACCCCCTCACCCAAAATTGGTAGAGTAGCACACCCTCCCCCAAGAAAATGAAGCctgctccctttctctctctcttttccctaagATGCAAATTATCTAATTCCTTTCATATTTAATTTCATCCATTCCCATTCATATTGATAAATCAAAGCAAGCTTTTGCCATATGTGTATAAATTTTTACCATGGAACCCCTGAAAGATCTTCACAGAACTCTGGGGTTCTATAGAATACAGAGAACCACTGTTCTAGAGTATCCGTATGTCAAGTATTAGTGTAACACTTACTAAGCATCTCAGTGTAAACTTTGGAAGGATAGAGTATGATATTTCTCTCCTTACTTATACATTCCATGTGATGATGTGTTGATAGAATGCTACTGTAAGAACACTAGGTTAGGTTGTTTGGTTAGGCAGTGACAACTTCAAGTTAACTAATT contains these protein-coding regions:
- the LOC123512236 gene encoding proteoglycan 4-like isoform X1 — translated: MTVLAAAVVRWVAAVVVVASAVQATSVVDIGRCKNSCSSVPEDLWPSCCEVHNTCCQEFAESCMHDCLPRVHTGDVSVVEERPGMCCALYNLCCFRETFRISSSKTTKQEPVSFPIVHRFQVNSPTPEQTSRIPGSKPAPRPSFQPAQQNQNSPRRPTLSKKPFRPSQSEGFKKLPEDDNTDDSKKSISHPKFSSLLNKNAAETRVTRRPAGVDIRQEVIVPEVLEAEPMGGSQRLDASINPVVTRKRLLVNHEPRQPRLQVEESEPEERGPRGRRLQDTPSREGRKLSGGRSTSRPAPPQSSRPSAPTQSNRPSAPPQSNRPSAPPQSNRPSAPPQSNRPAASQQSTRSQPAAPAIPAVPSTKTPAKAPPTSPQPAQAETPKTTTEVKPSAAPATAEPVKESESPDVEAEASETIDTIVSTVQEASDTPANPTLTSPAAKEGATAETNPEAGEETTPEILSEPAETKTETDAAEPVETAANTAFTPPEIEVDIPEIPKVTNPRAEEPAATKEPAQERGSTRSTGARGQSQSRNEEPTQERSRTTSRGQNGDRTTSRTASQSTVRDNTDTAHQSQVRGRSRTRS
- the LOC123512236 gene encoding proteoglycan 4-like isoform X2, giving the protein MCCALYNLCCFRETFRISSSKTTKQEPVSFPIVHRFQVNSPTPEQTSRIPGSKPAPRPSFQPAQQNQNSPRRPTLSKKPFRPSQSEGFKKLPEDDNTDDSKKSISHPKFSSLLNKNAAETRVTRRPAGVDIRQEVIVPEVLEAEPMGGSQRLDASINPVVTRKRLLVNHEPRQPRLQVEESEPEERGPRGRRLQDTPSREGRKLSGGRSTSRPAPPQSSRPSAPTQSNRPSAPPQSNRPSAPPQSNRPSAPPQSNRPAASQQSTRSQPAAPAIPAVPSTKTPAKAPPTSPQPAQAETPKTTTEVKPSAAPATAEPVKESESPDVEAEASETIDTIVSTVQEASDTPANPTLTSPAAKEGATAETNPEAGEETTPEILSEPAETKTETDAAEPVETAANTAFTPPEIEVDIPEIPKVTNPRAEEPAATKEPAQERGSTRSTGARGQSQSRNEEPTQERSRTTSRGQNGDRTTSRTASQSTVRDNTDTAHQSQVRGRSRTRS
- the LOC123512237 gene encoding probable nuclear transport factor 2 translates to MTLNPQFQQIGETFVKQYYLIFDGEREGREKLANFYHAELSLMSFEGVQVQGAVQILEKIKSLTFNKIARAITTVDCQPTFDGGVLVNILGQLKMDEDPVHGFSQTFVLKPMNDSFFIQHDSFRLVIHNN